The following are from one region of the Corythoichthys intestinalis isolate RoL2023-P3 chromosome 17, ASM3026506v1, whole genome shotgun sequence genome:
- the mvb12ba gene encoding multivesicular body subunit 12Ba isoform X2 gives MPEVRDLSEALPEMSMDPITGVGVVASRSRAPTGYDVVSTTTDGLDADLWKDGLFKSKVTRYLCFTRVFSKENSHLGNVLVDMKLIDIKDTLPVGFIPIQETVDTQEQAFRKRRLCIKFIPRDSTEAAICDIRILGRSKQAPPQYTFIGELNNMGIWYRMGTVPRARDSSNTSAVNDVQDMNSTSTSGPVPPVPVTKHFSMTLPATFRGKNTTRPDYEHQNSNLYAISGLIFSISLKFKMAMWVVMLLKHEKMEVYEQFYQH, from the exons ATGCCTGAAGTTCGGGACCTTTCCGAGGCTCTGCCCGAGATGTCCATGGATCCAATCACTGGAGTTGGTGTCGTAGCGTCCCGAAGCAGAGCACCAACTGGTTATGATGTT gtttcaacaacaactgatggTTTGGATGCTGACCTGTGGAAAGATGGACTTTTTAAGTCTAAAGTTACCCGATACCTGTGCTTCACCAGAGTATTCTCAAAGGAAAAT AGCCATTTAGGAAATGTTCTTGTTGATATGAAGCTGATCGATATAAAGGACACCCTGCCTGTGGGCTTCATTCCAATCCAAGAGACTGTTGACACCC AGGAACAGGCATTCAGGAAGAGGCGACTTTGTATCAAGTTTATTCCACGAGACTCTACGGAGGCAGCCATCTGTGATATTCGAATCCTGGGAAGGTCAAAGCAGGCTCCCCCACAATACACCTTTATTGG agAGCTAAACAACATGGGTATCTGGTATCGTATGGGTACTGTGCCACGAGCTCGGGACTCCTCTAACACATCAGCCGTGAATGACGTCCAGGATATGAATTCTACCTCCACTTCGGGCCCTGTCCCTCCAGTTCCAGTGACTAA GCATTTTTCCATGACTCTCCCCGCCACTTTCAGAGGGAAAAACACTACTCGACCAGATTACGAGCACCAAAACTCCAACCTTTACGCAATCTCTGGTTTGATATTCAGCATTTCTCTAAAGTTTAAGATGGCAAT GTGGGTGGTAATGCTGCTAAAGCATGAGAAAATGGAGGTCTATGAGCAATTCTATCAACATTAG
- the mvb12ba gene encoding multivesicular body subunit 12Ba isoform X1, with the protein MPEVRDLSEALPEMSMDPITGVGVVASRSRAPTGYDVVSTTTDGLDADLWKDGLFKSKVTRYLCFTRVFSKENSHLGNVLVDMKLIDIKDTLPVGFIPIQETVDTQEQAFRKRRLCIKFIPRDSTEAAICDIRILGRSKQAPPQYTFIGELNNMGIWYRMGTVPRARDSSNTSAVNDVQDMNSTSTSGPVPPVPVTKHFSMTLPATFRGKNTTRPDYEHQNSNLYAISAMDGVPFMVSEKFACASTELQQVDLIGITIKTLAEIEKEYDYSFRTEHSAAARLPPSPTRTSLSSEA; encoded by the exons ATGCCTGAAGTTCGGGACCTTTCCGAGGCTCTGCCCGAGATGTCCATGGATCCAATCACTGGAGTTGGTGTCGTAGCGTCCCGAAGCAGAGCACCAACTGGTTATGATGTT gtttcaacaacaactgatggTTTGGATGCTGACCTGTGGAAAGATGGACTTTTTAAGTCTAAAGTTACCCGATACCTGTGCTTCACCAGAGTATTCTCAAAGGAAAAT AGCCATTTAGGAAATGTTCTTGTTGATATGAAGCTGATCGATATAAAGGACACCCTGCCTGTGGGCTTCATTCCAATCCAAGAGACTGTTGACACCC AGGAACAGGCATTCAGGAAGAGGCGACTTTGTATCAAGTTTATTCCACGAGACTCTACGGAGGCAGCCATCTGTGATATTCGAATCCTGGGAAGGTCAAAGCAGGCTCCCCCACAATACACCTTTATTGG agAGCTAAACAACATGGGTATCTGGTATCGTATGGGTACTGTGCCACGAGCTCGGGACTCCTCTAACACATCAGCCGTGAATGACGTCCAGGATATGAATTCTACCTCCACTTCGGGCCCTGTCCCTCCAGTTCCAGTGACTAA GCATTTTTCCATGACTCTCCCCGCCACTTTCAGAGGGAAAAACACTACTCGACCAGATTACGAGCACCAAAACTCCAACCTTTACGCAATCTCTG CAATGGATGGAGTGCCGTTCATGGTCTCCGAAAAGTTTGCTTGTGCCTCAACAGAA TTGCAGCAGGTGGATCTCATTGGCATTACGATCAAAACATTGGCTGAAATTGAGAAAGAA TATGATTACAGTTTTCGTACGGAACACAGCGCTGCAGCACGGCTCCCTCCAAGTCCAACTCGGACATCCCTGAGCTCTGAGGCCTGA